GGCTTATCAGCGGCTGTTTCCGGGCCGCCACCTGCTGGGCCGGCCCCTGCTGGCGGCCCTGCCCGAGCTAGCCCACCAGCCCGGCTGGCGCACGCTGCGGCACGTGTACGAAACGGGCCAGACGCACGAGGAAATGGGTATTCTAATGCCAATAGCCACGTATGAGGGCGGTCCGCTGCAGGATTTTTACTTCCACTATATTCAGCAGGCGCGCTACGATGAGCAGGGCCGCATTGACGGCGTACTGGTATTTGTGCTCGACATGACCGAGCAGGTGCTAGCCCAGCAGCGGGCCGACGCCCTGCAAGCCGAAGTGCTGACTGCCACCCGGCAGCAGGTGCGGCAGCGCGAAGAGTTGTATCAGCTCTTTGAGCGCACGCCGGCCGCTATTTGCCTGCTGCGCGGCCCTGAGCATCGGTTTGAGTATTTCAACCCGTCCTACCAGGCGCTCTTTCCGGGCCGCTCGATGTGGGGCCACACCGTCGCCGAAATTCAGCCGGAAGCTATTGAGCAAGGCTTTGTAGCCCTGCTTGACCACGTGTACCAGTCCGGCGAAACGTATTATGGCAATGAGCTGCCCCTGCGGGTGGAGCAGGCCGATGGTAGCCCGCCCAAAACCACTTATTTCAACTTCACCTACCAGGCATACCACGAAGATGGGCAGCCGGCCGGAATTTCTGTTTTCGCTTTTGACGTAACCGAGCAGGTGCTGGCCCGGCAGCAGCGCGCGGCGCAGCAGCAGCAGCTACGCGAGCTGTTCGAGCAGGCGCCGGTTGCCATCGCCGTTTTTCAGGGGCCTCAGTACCTCATCGAGTTTGCCAATCCGGCGGTATGCCGCTTGTGGGGGCGCACGCCGCAGCAGGCCCTGCACACGCCCTTGTTTGAACAGTTGCCCGAGGCCGCTGGGCAGGGCTTCGAGCAGCTGCTCGATGGCGTGATGGCCACGGGCGTGCCCCACGTGGCCCACGAGCTGATGGTGCTTATCGACCGCGATGGCCGGCGCGACACCGTGTATCTGAACTTTGTGTACCAGCCTTTACGCAATGCGGAAGGCCAGTCTATTGGCGTCACGATGGTAGCTACGGAGGTGACCGAGCAGGTAGCCGCCCGGCGCCAGGTGCAGGCGCTGAACGAGGAATTGCAAGCCGCTAACCAGGAGCTGCAGGCGACCAACAGCCAGCTTACCCGCACCAACATCGACCTCGACAACTTCATCTACACGGCCTCGCACGACCTGAAGGCTCCCATCACCAACATCGAAGGCCTGCTGACGGCCCTGCAAGAGCAACTGCCCGCCAAGCTGCGGCAAGACGAGCAGGTGCAGCCGCTGCTGCGCATGATGGAGGGCGCCGTGGAGCGCTTTCAGAAAACTATTGGGCACCTCACCGACATTTCTAAGCTGCAACAAGCCCACGCGCAAGCCGAGGAAGTAATAGACTTGGTAACCTTGCTTGACGAGGTAGCCCTCGACCTCGCGCCCGAGTTGGCCAGCACCAAAGCCCAGCTGCTGGTCGACGTGGCGGCCTGCCCTAGCCTGTCGTTCTCGCCCAAAAACCTGCGCAGTATTTTCTACAACCTGCTCAGCAATGCCATCAAGTACCGCGCCCCCGGCCGGCCACCCCTGATTGAGTTGCGCTGCCACTCGCAGCCCGGCCGGGTGATACTCGAAGTGCAGGACAACGGCCTGGGGCTCGACGAGGCCCAGCAGAGTCAGCTTTTTGGCATGTTTCAGCGCCTGCACAGCCACGTCGAGGGCTCGGGCATCGGGCTGTACATGGTGAAGAAGATAGTAGAAAACGCCGGCGGCACCATCACGGTGCGCAGCGAGCCGGGCGTGGGCTCCACCTTCAGCATCGTGCTGCCGGGCTAGCCTAGCCGCATGCTACTCCCACAGCGGATAGTGTTCGAGCTGTACTTCCTGCCCGAAGAAAATGCGCGTGCTTTCCTCAAATGAGCGCGTGAAATCGCTGACGTAGAAGTGGTGGGCCGGGGTAGTTTCGGCCGGGCTAGCCAGCAGCTGGCGGGCTTCCAGGGCCTCGGCCACGGTGGCAGCCACCACGTCGGACGGGTCGAGTACCGTGACGCGGCCCTGGTAGTGGCCGTCTATCTGGGGCTTGATGAGCGGGAAATGGGTGCAGGCCAGCAGAAGCGCATCAATGCCTTGCAGCGTGGCATGGTCGAGGTAGGCGCGAATAATCTCTTCCGACACGCGGCCATTAAAAAAGCCTTCCTCAATCATGGGAATGAGCAGCGGGGTGGCCAGCGCGTGCAGGTCCACGCCGAGGTCGAGCTGGTCGATTTTTTTGCGGTAGATGTTGGAGCCCACCGTTTGCTTGGTGCCGATGAGGCCCACCGGCCGGCCGGCGTAGTACCGGCCCACGTGCGCCACTACGGGGTCTATCATGCCCACTACCAGGGCTTTAGAGCCCACGTACTCGCGCACCAGCTCGTAGGCGGCGGCACTGGCCGAGTTGCAGGCAATGAGAATCAGCTTGCAGTGCTGGCGCAGCAGCACGTCGCAGATTTTGACGGCGTAGGCCTGGATGGCGGCGGTGCTTTTTTCGCCGTAGGGCAAGTGGGCCGTGTCGCCGAAGTATACCAGCCGCTCGTGGGGCAGGCGCTGGGCCACGGCGCGGGCCACGGTGAGGCCCCCAATGCCGGAGTCGAAAATACCAATGGGCCGGGCGGCCGGGTCGGGAGCAGGAGTAGTCATACGCGGCAGCAAAGGTCGGGCAGTTCGGCGATTAAATTGGGCGAAGCGGCTAGCCGGGGTTGCACAAGTCTGGGTTCGTTCCTATTTTTCGCACTCGTTTATCCTTCGTACTTACTATCTTATGAGCGCAGTTTTACAGGAAATAGACCAGGCGCTGGCCGGCTACCAGGCCCGGCACCAGGCCCGCCCGGTGGCCGTGTACCTGGGCGAGCGCAAGCTTACCCAGCTTATTCTGGACGTAGCCCAGCTCGGCGCGCCGCCCGCGCTCAGCACCGACGCCGGCCGGCCCCGCACCTACCGCAACCTGGAACTGCTGCGCGACGAAGTGAACGTGGACGCGCTGCGGATAATTTAGCCGGTGCGGCGGCGAGCTACTTTCTCAGCC
The genomic region above belongs to Hymenobacter sp. BRD128 and contains:
- the murI gene encoding glutamate racemase, with the translated sequence MTTPAPDPAARPIGIFDSGIGGLTVARAVAQRLPHERLVYFGDTAHLPYGEKSTAAIQAYAVKICDVLLRQHCKLILIACNSASAAAYELVREYVGSKALVVGMIDPVVAHVGRYYAGRPVGLIGTKQTVGSNIYRKKIDQLDLGVDLHALATPLLIPMIEEGFFNGRVSEEIIRAYLDHATLQGIDALLLACTHFPLIKPQIDGHYQGRVTVLDPSDVVAATVAEALEARQLLASPAETTPAHHFYVSDFTRSFEESTRIFFGQEVQLEHYPLWE
- a CDS encoding PAS domain-containing protein; this encodes MANDLLQTTLAVSLTAISLLRPILGAAEELLDFTLEYINPAGQRMTGLPERPVGTLCTLFPHAHSTGLLDFYRRVYSTSQASTFDFTYRGDEADSFYLVAAQRSGELLVVSLTNSAQQERPAVEQALRASQAREQAARREVERERNLLEAILTQAPVAIGLFRGPEQVVVTANTQLCAMWGYAPADVLGRPLLDGVPELRGQGFAELIAEVAHTQVPYVGREVPAQLTQQGQLQTHYFNFVYQPLHSPRGELLGVLDIAIDVTEQVLARQQVQSLNEELAAANEELQAANEEFFSNNEALTHAQLKLQQLNQELERRVAERTQALAQALADAEHQRQRLARFFNQAPAAICIFDGPDFVYELVNPAYQRLFPGRHLLGRPLLAALPELAHQPGWRTLRHVYETGQTHEEMGILMPIATYEGGPLQDFYFHYIQQARYDEQGRIDGVLVFVLDMTEQVLAQQRADALQAEVLTATRQQVRQREELYQLFERTPAAICLLRGPEHRFEYFNPSYQALFPGRSMWGHTVAEIQPEAIEQGFVALLDHVYQSGETYYGNELPLRVEQADGSPPKTTYFNFTYQAYHEDGQPAGISVFAFDVTEQVLARQQRAAQQQQLRELFEQAPVAIAVFQGPQYLIEFANPAVCRLWGRTPQQALHTPLFEQLPEAAGQGFEQLLDGVMATGVPHVAHELMVLIDRDGRRDTVYLNFVYQPLRNAEGQSIGVTMVATEVTEQVAARRQVQALNEELQAANQELQATNSQLTRTNIDLDNFIYTASHDLKAPITNIEGLLTALQEQLPAKLRQDEQVQPLLRMMEGAVERFQKTIGHLTDISKLQQAHAQAEEVIDLVTLLDEVALDLAPELASTKAQLLVDVAACPSLSFSPKNLRSIFYNLLSNAIKYRAPGRPPLIELRCHSQPGRVILEVQDNGLGLDEAQQSQLFGMFQRLHSHVEGSGIGLYMVKKIVENAGGTITVRSEPGVGSTFSIVLPG